One genomic region from Tenuifilum sp. 4138str encodes:
- a CDS encoding OmpL47-type beta-barrel domain-containing protein gives MNRFAQILLIALTGFAFGSFAQETEKKTFYIDSTGNLYVSPSQPAQIYMGTKPDGSNAVLLRNINKNSTSLTWNGSGPQLMTHLDLYKGRKIRFELYADGIPPQTSINPKSLNVLEQKDAIIIRGGSIIELNATDEEAGVDKIFYSINGSNFAPYNTPINLTDDGEYEIKVYSTDKLGNSEPVVSQKIIVDATPPQTEISFKGDKYEDVFSARAALTLTASDRFGVESTKVMIDSSGKWTDYKLPIQTNTLNEGYHTLTWYSTDRAGNIEEHRSYRFFVDKTPPVVVEEIEGNSYMIGTREFSSGRSRLKVMAVDNKAGVKEIFYSLNNKEFQLYEKPVLLADILGTVKLKTYAIDRVNNRSNSEAKAQSFTMPTIDISGPELGHRFIGPKVIIRDTLWIGPATKIELLATDKEAGVNRIEYSINQAQNSQYFDPFVLTDDGFYKLEFTGYDNVENVNVSGFTFKVDTQAPEIFWHFSVKPIGFEQIENHDLPVYPANVRIYVGESDNLTASNTIKYSINGNKSQDYSTPITNLKAGINELIIWATDALGNTRMEAVRFIVK, from the coding sequence ATGAATAGGTTTGCTCAAATACTTCTTATAGCCCTTACCGGATTTGCTTTTGGTAGCTTTGCCCAAGAAACCGAGAAAAAAACATTTTATATTGATTCAACCGGAAATCTTTACGTTTCGCCCAGCCAACCTGCTCAAATATACATGGGCACAAAACCCGATGGCTCCAATGCAGTATTGCTTCGAAATATCAATAAAAACTCAACCTCGTTAACGTGGAATGGGTCAGGTCCGCAGCTAATGACCCACCTGGACCTCTACAAAGGCCGGAAAATCCGATTTGAACTTTACGCCGATGGTATTCCACCCCAAACATCCATAAACCCCAAAAGTCTAAATGTACTGGAGCAAAAAGATGCCATTATCATCCGGGGTGGGTCAATAATTGAGCTAAACGCTACTGATGAAGAAGCTGGTGTTGATAAAATATTCTACTCAATTAATGGTAGCAACTTTGCTCCGTACAACACCCCCATAAACCTTACCGATGATGGCGAATATGAGATTAAGGTATACTCAACCGATAAACTCGGTAACAGTGAACCGGTAGTATCCCAAAAAATTATTGTGGACGCCACCCCACCCCAAACCGAAATCTCGTTTAAAGGCGATAAGTACGAAGATGTTTTCTCAGCAAGAGCAGCACTTACCCTAACAGCAAGCGACAGATTTGGTGTAGAATCAACAAAAGTTATGATTGACTCATCGGGCAAATGGACTGATTACAAACTACCCATACAAACCAATACGTTAAATGAGGGATATCATACTCTAACCTGGTACTCAACCGATAGAGCAGGAAATATTGAAGAGCATAGGAGTTACAGATTTTTTGTTGATAAAACACCACCAGTTGTGGTTGAGGAAATTGAAGGAAACTCGTACATGATAGGTACCCGTGAATTCTCATCGGGAAGGAGCCGCTTAAAGGTTATGGCAGTTGACAATAAGGCAGGCGTGAAAGAAATTTTCTACTCATTGAACAACAAGGAATTTCAACTTTACGAAAAACCAGTACTACTGGCCGATATTCTAGGTACGGTAAAACTAAAAACATACGCCATCGATAGGGTTAATAACCGCAGCAACTCCGAAGCTAAAGCTCAGAGCTTTACCATGCCCACCATCGATATCTCTGGGCCTGAACTTGGACACCGCTTTATTGGTCCAAAAGTCATTATCCGCGATACACTTTGGATTGGGCCAGCAACCAAAATTGAACTACTTGCCACCGACAAGGAGGCTGGCGTAAACCGCATTGAATACTCAATCAATCAAGCGCAAAACAGCCAGTACTTTGACCCATTTGTTTTAACCGACGATGGATTCTATAAACTTGAGTTTACCGGTTACGACAATGTGGAAAACGTGAACGTTTCGGGCTTCACCTTCAAGGTTGATACCCAAGCCCCCGAAATATTCTGGCATTTCAGCGTTAAACCTATTGGCTTTGAACAAATTGAAAATCATGACCTTCCGGTTTATCCTGCAAATGTTAGGATTTACGTTGGCGAATCGGATAACCTGACTGCCTCAAATACAATTAAGTATTCCATAAACGGCAATAAAAGTCAGGACTACTCCACACCCATTACAAACCTCAAAGCTGGAATTAATGAGCTAATAATTTGGGCCACCGATGCGCTTGGCAACACACGCATGGAAGCTGTGAGGTTTATTGTAAAATAA
- a CDS encoding PG0541 family transporter-associated protein — MKAVFIAYNQALTQKVDNALKVAGVKGYSKWADMLGAGSDKGEPHLGTHTWPSMNSGILTIVDDDKVDKLLVHINQINKVAEEQGIHAFVWNIEKMV, encoded by the coding sequence ATGAAAGCAGTATTCATAGCATACAATCAGGCTTTAACCCAAAAGGTTGATAATGCATTAAAGGTTGCTGGAGTTAAAGGGTACAGCAAATGGGCCGATATGCTTGGCGCTGGTAGCGATAAGGGTGAACCCCATTTGGGAACCCATACTTGGCCATCGATGAACTCAGGAATCCTTACCATTGTTGATGACGACAAGGTTGATAAACTTCTTGTACATATCAACCAAATTAACAAGGTTGCAGAGGAACAAGGTATTCATGCCTTTGTATGGAATATTGAGAAGATGGTTTAA